The region TATTTCTTATAGCTGCTGATCATAATGTAAGAGTTTATGGAGAAGATATTGTTCCTGTTGATATGTTTCAGATTCCTGGATTAATTTTAGCAGATGGAATAAAACCTCAAACATATGAGAAGTTAGCTACCCAACCTGATTTATTAGCTACTGTATTAGATTTAGCAGGAATAGAAACTAATAATTCAATTATGGGACACTCAATATTTAGTGATAAAAAGCAAAACTTAAATCTTATGCAGTTCAATGATAGGTATGCTTTAAGAGTTGATGATAAGGTATCTGTACTAAGACCAAATACAAAACCATTAACTTTTTTGTATAAAAATAAACATTTAGTAAAAGCTTTAGAGGATATAGAGTTGGAAAAAGACCTTTTGGCATTTATTGTATTATTAAACCATATTTATGAAAATAAATTATTTAGATAAAGAATTTAAAATGAAAAATATTACACAATATAAACTTATTACACTTAGTGCTTTAGTTTTTGCATTATTTTACAATTTCACTTTTATAAGGGAGTTTTCAAAGGTATATGATTTAGTAGGAGTAAATATTATATATTTTTTGTCAGTTTTTGTAGTTTTTATATTTCTAAATGTGTTCTTATTTACACTTATAAGTAGCAGATATTCCACAAAGCCATTTTTAATTTTAGTTTTTATGGTTTCATCTTTTGTAGCATATTTTATGGATACATATAATATAGTTGTTGATAGTGAAATGATAAGAAATACTCTACAAACAAATATAGATGAGTCTTTAGATTTATTTAGTATGAAGTTAGTTTTATATGTTTTCTTTTTAGGATTAGTTCCATCTTTTTTAGTTTACAAATCTAAAATAAAATATGAAAATATAAAAAAAGAGGCGATTAAAAAACTTAAAGTATTGTTTTTTTGCTTTTTTATTATTATTGTTATAATTTTTAGTTTTAGTAAGTTTTATGCATCATTTTTTAGAGAGCATAAATCTTTAAGATATTATATAAATCCTACATATTGGGTTTATAGTATTGGTAATTATTTTACAAAGTCAATTACTCCAGATACTACACAGTTCAAAATTATAGGAGCTGATGCAAAGATAACACCACCTTTAGATGAAGTAGATAAAAAAGAACTTATTATTATGGTAGTTGGGGAAGCATCAAGGGCAGATAGATTTTCTTTAAATGGTTATGAAAAACAAACAAATCCACTTTTAGAAAAAGAAGATATAGTAAATTTTTCTAATATGTATTCTTGTGGTACATCAACAGCAGTTTCAGTTCCATGTATGTTTTCTATTTATACAAAAGATGATTACAGTTACAAAAAAGGTATTTCTACAGAAAATGTTGTAGATGTTTTAACTGATACAAAAGATGTAAAGGTACTTTGGAGAGATAATAATTCAGACTCAAAAGGTGTTGCTTTAAGAGTAGATTTTCAAGATTATAGAACAGCAAAAAACAATAAGGTTTGTGATCTTGAATGTCGTGATGAAGGTATGTTAATAGGCTTAGATGAATATATCAAACAAAATAAAAATGAAGATATATTTATAGTTTTACATCAAATGGGAAATCATGGACCAGCATATTATAAAAGATATCCAAAAGAGTTTGAAAAGTTTACTCCTGTATGCAAAACAAATGAATTAGAAAAATGCACACAAGAAGAGGTAAGTAATGCTTATGATAATGCAATACTTTATACAGATTATTTTTTATCAAAAGTGATAAACTTCTTAAAACCCTATTCAAAGGATTATGAAACTGCAATGTTATATATGAGTGACCATGGGGAAAGTTTAGGTGAAAATAGTTTATATCTACATGGAATGCCATATTTAATAGCCCCAGAAAATCAAAAACATGTTGCTTCATTTATTTGGTTAGGAAAGGGTGATATTAGAGAAGATATAGATGTAGAGAAGCTTAAAAGTTATTCCAATAAAAGATTTTCACAAGATAATCTTTTTCATACTCTTTTAGGTCTTTTTGAGGTTGAATCAAAAGTGTATAAAAAAGAATTGGATATATTAAATGACGCAAAAATCGATTAATTTTCAAATTCTTCTTAGTTTTATTTTATTGGTTTTTGTATTAATATTTTTTCAAGTTACTGATGTAGATATTTATATTCAAGAACTTTTTTTCAATTTTAATAATATGACTTGGATATGGAATAGACAAGAACCAATTAGTGAGTTTTTATTATATTCTGGATTAAAGAAAAGTTTAATTGTTTTTGCTTTATTTATTTTAGGTATTTTAGTGATTTTTTGGAGAAAACAGATTATTAAAAAGTATCGTTTTGGTCTAATTGTAATAGTCTTATCCTCTATAATAGTCCCTTTTACTATTATTAGTTTAAAAAATATTACAAATACTCCTTGTCCTAAAAATATAGAATATTTTGGTGGAAACTATCCTGATATCAAGGTTTTTGATTCTTACCCTAAAGATTTTGTACAATATGGTAAAATTCGATGTTGGCCTGCAGGTCATGCAAGTGGCGGATTTGCTTTGATGTCATTGTTTTTTCTATTTAAAAAAAGAAAAAACCAAATTTTAGCATTAGGTTTTGCTATTAGTTTGGCATGGCTAATGGGCTTATATAAGATGGCAATAGGAGATCATTTCTTAAGTCATACAATAATAACTATGTTAATTGCATGGTTAGAGATACTATTAATAGCTAAATTTACAAAAAGGAAATTTTTTGAGAAATCAACCTAAATACAATTTTTTTAAAAACACAAGTTATGCACTAAATGGAATAGTTGATTTAGTAAAAACAGAAAGCTCATTTAAAATAGAGTTGATATTAGTTTTATTCTTATTGCCAGTATTAATATTTATTGATACTTCATTAATAAATAAACTTCTAATGTTTATTAGCTTGTTTGGGATGTTGATTGCAGAAACGATAAACAGTGCAATAGAAAGAACAGTTGATTTAGTAACATTGGAACATCATATTATGGCGAAACGGGCAAAAGATGTTGGAAGTGCAATAGTCTTTTTTAGTATTATTATTTTTGTTGTAACTTGGCTTACAATATTTTATATTATATTTTTTTAGTGAAAATAGTCTATTGACAATTTTCACAAATTCCATAAATAGTCATAATATGATCTTCCAATATAAAACCATTTTTTTCTGCAATTTTTATTTGGTTTAATTCAATAAAATCATCTGAAAATTCAATTATTTTATGACAATTTGTGCAAATCATATGATCATGATGTTGTTCTTGTTTAAATTCAAACCTTTTAGTATTATCTCCCACATCTAAAGATTCTACAATATTCATTTGTTCAAAGAAGTTTAAGCTTCTATAAACTGTAGCTATACCAATATCTAAATCAAACTCTTTTTGAACTTTTTTAGTAATCGCTTCTGCACTTAAGTGTTCATTACTAAAATATAAAACTTTCAAAATACAATCTTTTTGAACAGTATTTTTAAAACCTTTTTTTGTAACTAAGGTTTTAAATTCATCTAAAAAATGTTCAAACTTTTTTTCTTCTTTTTTTGTCATAATTAATTATTTTCCTATGCATATGATTGTTAAAGAAACTAAAAGGGTGACTGAATAAATATAAGGTAATCCTCTGTTTATTCTCATATTCATTTTATAAAACATTGAAGATTCAAAACTATTCTTTTTTTGATCTATTAGCATCTTTTAGCCTTTAATTAAAATTATACAAGTGAAAACTTAATAATTATATAAAAGTTTAACACTATATATTCTTCTTAATGCAAATATTGTTCCCATTAAAATAACATTTTATAAATATTTGCAATTAACATTGATACTAATACAATTATTAGAATTTTTTTAATAAACTCTTCACCACCTTTTATTGCATAGTGACTACCTACATAAGAACCACAAATATTTGCTATACCCATTGGTATTGCAACTAACCAAAGGATTTTCCCTGCAAAAAAGAAAGCAACAACTGAACCAAAGTTTGTTGCAAAGTTTAATGGTTTTGTTGATGCAGTAGAAATTAAAAAATCTAAGTTCAGAAATTTTTTCATAGAGATAGTAAGGTATGTTCCTGTTCCAGGTCCTAAAATTCCATCATAAAAACCAATAGGTGCTGTACTTAAAATAATATTTTTTTTAGTTAGTTTTAAATTTTCCTCTTTTATAGTTTTACTTTTTTTGAACAAACTAATCATTGCAACAGCAATTGATATTAATATCGCCCAGTGGATTAGATCTTGGGGTAAATACATAACAAGTAAACTTCCTAAATAAGATGCAAGAAGACAAGGTATTATAGCTATTGAAACAACTTTCCAATTTATTTTTTTACTAGATGCATATTTAATTGTTGCCATAAGTGCACCAAACATTCCAGCAGATTTATTTGCAGCTAAAACAAAAACAGGAGGGATTCCACTATATAGTAAAACTGGAACTTGTATCATTCCCCCACCACCAGCAATAGAATCAATATATCCTGCAATAAAACCAACTAGTATAAAAATAATAATCCAGCTTGTTGTGATATTATCAACAAATTCCATACAAATATCCTTTAAAAATATTAATTATATCACTAATGGTAAAAAAATTTTTATTATTTTGTATAGTTAATATAACTAATTATAATTTTATATATTAGTAATACATATAAACTACACATTGATTAGATAAAATTGATAAATTTTAATTTGGAGTAGATATGCAAAATAAAAAGATGGTTGTTTTTTCAATTGTAATTTTACTTGTAGCTTTTTTTGCAGCTGGAGCTTATTACAAGAATTTACAAAATGAAAATAAAGTAAAGATGACAAAAGAACAAGTTCAAACATTGCAAAGGCCTTATTCTTTAGTTATAGGAAATAAAGATGCAAAAGTACAATTAGTAGAGTTTTTTGATCCAGCTTGTGGTGCTTGTGCCTATTTTTATCCAAAAGTTAAGAAACTTATGGAAGAGAAAAAAGGTGATATTAAACTTGTACTTAGATATGCACCTTTTCATAAAAATTCAAATTATGCAGTAAAAATGTTAGAGGGAGCAAGGGAACAAGGGCTTTTCGAAGAAACTTTAGAGTTGATGTTTGTATCTCAAAATTCATGGGTTGAACAACATGTTGTAAATCCTCAAAAATTGTGGGCAGTTTTAGCAAATGCAAAAAACTTAGATATGGAAATCTTAGGAGAGTTTATGAATTCACCTAAAGCTAATGATATAATTAAACAAGATTTGGAAGATGTTGAGACTCTAAATATTGATAAAACACCATCTTATTTTGTAAATGGTGAACCTTTAGTAGAATTTGGTTGGGACAATTTAGTAAATTTAATCGATTCTCATCTATAAAAATAGTTCGAATCTAATTTTTAAATTAGGTTCGTAAACTTTTTATTCTAAATATAAAAACTTCAAACAATAGCCTTAAACTCAGTACTTTTTCAAGAAAAAAAAGATAATATCTAGAAAATTATAATATACGGATTTTTAATGATTGTTAATATTACTTTACCAGATAAAACTTCATATGATATAACAATAGACAAGTTAAAACAATTAAGTTTTGACAGAAAAGTTGTTATTGTTACAAACCCAACTGTTAGTGGATTTCATTTAGACTATTTAAAAAACAATATTAGTGCAAAAGAGTTAAGTATAGTTACTATTCCTGATGGGGAAAAGTATAAAAATATGAGTACTATAGATACTATTTTAGAACACTGTTTTGAAAATAAATTAAATAGAAGTTCCTTACTTATTGCTTTTGGTGGTGGAGTGATTGGTGATATGACAGGTTTTGCTGCTTCAATCTATCAAAGGGGTATTGATTTTGTACAAATTCCTACAACTCTACTTTCACAAGTGGATGCAAGTGTTGGAGGAAAAACAGGAATAAACAACAAATATGGGAAAAACCTTATTGGTGCATTTCATCAACCAATTGCTGTTTATATTGATCCACATTTTTTAACAACATTACCTGTAAGAGAGTTTGGTGCAGGAGTTGCAGAAATAGTGAAGATGGCAGTAACTTTTAACAAAGAGTTTTTTGAGTGGCTTGAAAATAATGATTTAAATGAAGATGAAAATATTAAAGTTGCTATTGCAAAATCTGTTGAAACAAAAGCTTGGGTTGTATCACAAGATGAAAAAGAGAAAGGCTTAAGAGCTGCATTAAACTATGGTCATACCTTTGGTCATGTTATTGAAAATGAAACAAATTATAATACTTATTTACATGGTGAGGCTGTTGGAATAGGTATGGTTATGGCAAATGATTTAGCTGTAAAAATTGGAAATATGAGTGAAGATGAAGCAAAAAGAGTTAAATCACTTTTAGAAAAGTATAATATTCCAACAGATTACTCTATAAATGATGTTGAAGATTTTTATGAACATTTTTTCTTGGATAAAAAATCATTAGATAATAAAATAAAATTTATTGTCCCAAGAGGGATTGGAGAGTGTGAAATCACAGATAGAATTTCAAAAAGTGATGTTGTGGAAGTTCTTAAAGGTTTCCAAAAGTGAAAAATATTCTAAAAGTATTTTTAATTGTATCAATTATATCGATAAATCTTTTTGCTGCGCAAGAAAAACAGATAGTTGATGAAAAACATATTGTATCAAACAATTTAAATGATATTGAAAAAATTGAAGAGTTAAAACAAGAAGAGGAAAAAGCTAGACTTGAAGCTGAAGAAAAACAAAGAATTGAAGAGGAAAAAAGATTAGCAAAAGAGAACAAAATAAATGAACTCAAGTCAAAAATTGATACTATTGATGAAAAGTTAAAAGATAATATTTTACTAAAAAGATATAGCAATTATAATGCTTATATTAAAATTTCTGATGAGTTGGCTGACCTTAAAAAAAGTGCAAAAAAGATAGGTAATAAAACAGAGGAACAGATTCATCACTTAACAAATAAAATAAGAATTAAAGAGAATGAGTTAGAGTTAATATCTGAGTATAAAGGTTCTCCTATTGGTTCTTTGATTAATCCTCCCGAAATAGATAATTATGAGCAGATTTCAAATCCATTTGGAATTATTAATGCTCTTTCATATATAAAAAAACTTGAAAACAACAAAAAAGAGTTTTTATCTGTTGAAAAAGGTGTAAGAGAAGTTACAAACTTAATAGAAGAGAAACTATATGCATATTTAGAGCTTTATAATACTGACCCTAAAACAGAGTATAAAGAAGTGATAAACTTTTTAGATAAAGAAAAAAGAGATTTCACTATGGTTCTGGAGATTGTTTCTACTACAGAAGAGGTTTATACAAGAAAAATAGAACAAGTTATTCTTGAAACAAAATCTCAAATCTCAGTTCAAATAGAAAAAATATTTAATATTGCATTTATTATTGTGGTTTTCTTTGTAGTTACTCTTTTGATTAAAATGGCACTTAAAAAGTATTATTCACAAAATGAGAATTTTTATATGACAAATAAAGTGATAAATTTCACTTTAGTATTTTTTGTTTTAATAGTAGTACTTTTCTCATATATTGATAATGTTTCATATATTGTAACAATCTTAGGGTTTGCATCTGCAGGTATTGCTATTGCTTTAAAAGACTGGTTTATGTCTATTTTTGGTTGGCTTGTTATTGTAACATCTGGTTCTATTCATGTAGGGGATAGAATAAAAGTAACAAGAGATGGTCAACAAGTTGTAGGGGATGTTTTAGATATCTCATTATTTAAAATAACTATTAGAGAAGATATTACCTTAACATCATATACAGTAAACAGAAGGACAGGAAGAATTTTCTTTATTCCAAACAATTATATCTTTTCTGAAATGATAGCAAACTATACTCATTCAGGACTTAGAACAGTTTGGGATGGTATTGATATTACTATTACTTTTGATTCAAACTATAAAAAAGCACAACATATAGCAAAAGAGATATTAAAACACTACTCTAAAGGTTATACAGATATTACTAGAAAACAGTTATCAAAAATGAGAAGTAAATATCAGTTAAGAGCTACAGGGGTTGAGCCAAGGGTTTATACTTTTGTTGAACCTTATGGAATAGTTATATCTGCATGGTACTTAACAAATTCATACTCTGCTTTAGTTTTAAGAAGTACAATGTCACCAGAAATTTTAGAAGCGTTTATGAAAGAGGATGATATCACTATTGCTTACCCAACACAAACAGTGAATGTAGGTAAAGGTAGTGAAAATTTAAGAACTCCTCCACCAGATTTACCAGAGGTTTAAGGATTTTATGAAGTTTTCAACAAATAAACAAAAAGTATTTTTTAAAACATTTGGGTGTCGAACAAATCTATTTGACACTCAAGTTATGATGAGTAATCTAAAAGATTTTGAAGTAACCCAAGATGAAAAAGAAGCAGATATCGTGGTTATAAACTCATGTACAGTTACAAACAGTGCAGATAGTACAGCAAGAGGATATATAAACTCTTTAAATAGATTAAACAAACCACCAAGAGTAGTTTTCACAGGATGTGGAGTTTGGACAAAAGGTGAAAATCTTTTTAAAGAGGATAAAATAGATTCTTTATTTGGACATAGTCAAAAAGAGCAAATAAATGAACTTCTTCAAAAAGATGAAAGATTTTTTGATGCCGGAGATTTAGAGCATATTGATGATACTATAGTTGAAGAGTTTATAGGTAAGAGTAGGGCTTTTATTAAGATTCAAGAGGGGTGTGATTTTAGATGTTCATATTGTATTATCCCTTATGTAAGAGGTGATGCAAGAAGTTATAAAGAGGAGAAAATCCTAGAACAAATCACAACTTTAGCTTCAAATGGCTTTGGAGAGTTTATTTTAACTGGAACAAATGTGGGAAGTTATGGTAAAAAACAACATACCTCTTTAGCAAAACTACTTAAAAAAATTGCAATGATAAAAGGTGTTAGAAGAATAAGACTTGGTTCTGTTGAGCCTATTCAAATTGATGATGAGTTTAAAGAGATTATCAATGAACCTTTTATGGCAAAACACCTTCATATAGCACTTCAACACACTTCAAAAGAGATGTTGAAAATAATGAACAGAAGAAATAAAGTATTATCAGATCTTGAGCTTTTTGAATTTTTAAGAGAAAATGGTTATGCTTTAGGGACAGATTTTATTGTTGGACACCCAGGAGAAACAGATGAATTGTGGAAAGAAGCAGTTGAAAATCTACATAGATTTCCACTTACGCATGTTCATGCTTTTACTTATTCAAAAAGGGATGGGACTCCAAGTGCAACAATGAAAGGTGAAGTTAGAGGAGATATTGCTAAATCAAGGTATAATGAATTAGTAAGCATAATAGATGAAAAAA is a window of Halarcobacter sp. DNA encoding:
- a CDS encoding phosphoethanolamine--lipid A transferase — its product is MKNITQYKLITLSALVFALFYNFTFIREFSKVYDLVGVNIIYFLSVFVVFIFLNVFLFTLISSRYSTKPFLILVFMVSSFVAYFMDTYNIVVDSEMIRNTLQTNIDESLDLFSMKLVLYVFFLGLVPSFLVYKSKIKYENIKKEAIKKLKVLFFCFFIIIVIIFSFSKFYASFFREHKSLRYYINPTYWVYSIGNYFTKSITPDTTQFKIIGADAKITPPLDEVDKKELIIMVVGEASRADRFSLNGYEKQTNPLLEKEDIVNFSNMYSCGTSTAVSVPCMFSIYTKDDYSYKKGISTENVVDVLTDTKDVKVLWRDNNSDSKGVALRVDFQDYRTAKNNKVCDLECRDEGMLIGLDEYIKQNKNEDIFIVLHQMGNHGPAYYKRYPKEFEKFTPVCKTNELEKCTQEEVSNAYDNAILYTDYFLSKVINFLKPYSKDYETAMLYMSDHGESLGENSLYLHGMPYLIAPENQKHVASFIWLGKGDIREDIDVEKLKSYSNKRFSQDNLFHTLLGLFEVESKVYKKELDILNDAKID
- a CDS encoding phosphatase PAP2 family protein; this translates as MTQKSINFQILLSFILLVFVLIFFQVTDVDIYIQELFFNFNNMTWIWNRQEPISEFLLYSGLKKSLIVFALFILGILVIFWRKQIIKKYRFGLIVIVLSSIIVPFTIISLKNITNTPCPKNIEYFGGNYPDIKVFDSYPKDFVQYGKIRCWPAGHASGGFALMSLFFLFKKRKNQILALGFAISLAWLMGLYKMAIGDHFLSHTIITMLIAWLEILLIAKFTKRKFFEKST
- a CDS encoding diacylglycerol kinase; the protein is MRNQPKYNFFKNTSYALNGIVDLVKTESSFKIELILVLFLLPVLIFIDTSLINKLLMFISLFGMLIAETINSAIERTVDLVTLEHHIMAKRAKDVGSAIVFFSIIIFVVTWLTIFYIIFF
- a CDS encoding Fur family transcriptional regulator, whose product is MTKKEEKKFEHFLDEFKTLVTKKGFKNTVQKDCILKVLYFSNEHLSAEAITKKVQKEFDLDIGIATVYRSLNFFEQMNIVESLDVGDNTKRFEFKQEQHHDHMICTNCHKIIEFSDDFIELNQIKIAEKNGFILEDHIMTIYGICENCQ
- a CDS encoding TSUP family transporter; translation: MEFVDNITTSWIIIFILVGFIAGYIDSIAGGGGMIQVPVLLYSGIPPVFVLAANKSAGMFGALMATIKYASSKKINWKVVSIAIIPCLLASYLGSLLVMYLPQDLIHWAILISIAVAMISLFKKSKTIKEENLKLTKKNIILSTAPIGFYDGILGPGTGTYLTISMKKFLNLDFLISTASTKPLNFATNFGSVVAFFFAGKILWLVAIPMGIANICGSYVGSHYAIKGGEEFIKKILIIVLVSMLIANIYKMLF
- a CDS encoding thioredoxin domain-containing protein, which produces MQNKKMVVFSIVILLVAFFAAGAYYKNLQNENKVKMTKEQVQTLQRPYSLVIGNKDAKVQLVEFFDPACGACAYFYPKVKKLMEEKKGDIKLVLRYAPFHKNSNYAVKMLEGAREQGLFEETLELMFVSQNSWVEQHVVNPQKLWAVLANAKNLDMEILGEFMNSPKANDIIKQDLEDVETLNIDKTPSYFVNGEPLVEFGWDNLVNLIDSHL
- the aroB gene encoding 3-dehydroquinate synthase; this encodes MIVNITLPDKTSYDITIDKLKQLSFDRKVVIVTNPTVSGFHLDYLKNNISAKELSIVTIPDGEKYKNMSTIDTILEHCFENKLNRSSLLIAFGGGVIGDMTGFAASIYQRGIDFVQIPTTLLSQVDASVGGKTGINNKYGKNLIGAFHQPIAVYIDPHFLTTLPVREFGAGVAEIVKMAVTFNKEFFEWLENNDLNEDENIKVAIAKSVETKAWVVSQDEKEKGLRAALNYGHTFGHVIENETNYNTYLHGEAVGIGMVMANDLAVKIGNMSEDEAKRVKSLLEKYNIPTDYSINDVEDFYEHFFLDKKSLDNKIKFIVPRGIGECEITDRISKSDVVEVLKGFQK
- a CDS encoding mechanosensitive ion channel domain-containing protein, which translates into the protein MKNILKVFLIVSIISINLFAAQEKQIVDEKHIVSNNLNDIEKIEELKQEEEKARLEAEEKQRIEEEKRLAKENKINELKSKIDTIDEKLKDNILLKRYSNYNAYIKISDELADLKKSAKKIGNKTEEQIHHLTNKIRIKENELELISEYKGSPIGSLINPPEIDNYEQISNPFGIINALSYIKKLENNKKEFLSVEKGVREVTNLIEEKLYAYLELYNTDPKTEYKEVINFLDKEKRDFTMVLEIVSTTEEVYTRKIEQVILETKSQISVQIEKIFNIAFIIVVFFVVTLLIKMALKKYYSQNENFYMTNKVINFTLVFFVLIVVLFSYIDNVSYIVTILGFASAGIAIALKDWFMSIFGWLVIVTSGSIHVGDRIKVTRDGQQVVGDVLDISLFKITIREDITLTSYTVNRRTGRIFFIPNNYIFSEMIANYTHSGLRTVWDGIDITITFDSNYKKAQHIAKEILKHYSKGYTDITRKQLSKMRSKYQLRATGVEPRVYTFVEPYGIVISAWYLTNSYSALVLRSTMSPEILEAFMKEDDITIAYPTQTVNVGKGSENLRTPPPDLPEV
- the mtaB gene encoding tRNA (N(6)-L-threonylcarbamoyladenosine(37)-C(2))-methylthiotransferase MtaB; protein product: MKFSTNKQKVFFKTFGCRTNLFDTQVMMSNLKDFEVTQDEKEADIVVINSCTVTNSADSTARGYINSLNRLNKPPRVVFTGCGVWTKGENLFKEDKIDSLFGHSQKEQINELLQKDERFFDAGDLEHIDDTIVEEFIGKSRAFIKIQEGCDFRCSYCIIPYVRGDARSYKEEKILEQITTLASNGFGEFILTGTNVGSYGKKQHTSLAKLLKKIAMIKGVRRIRLGSVEPIQIDDEFKEIINEPFMAKHLHIALQHTSKEMLKIMNRRNKVLSDLELFEFLRENGYALGTDFIVGHPGETDELWKEAVENLHRFPLTHVHAFTYSKRDGTPSATMKGEVRGDIAKSRYNELVSIIDEKNYNFRKNNTKPLEVLIESYKDGVYTGLDQYFNQIEVKSSVDLVGDWIFLEEYEAKRDKNVAEFK